The genomic interval AATTGGAGCAGTATACGGTTGAGATAGCGTTTGGTGGACCTGCTGTGGTGGGGCAATCTGATGTGGAGCAGCTTCCCTTTGTGGGGTTAACGGCTGTACCGAAGTTTGTCTTGATGAAACTGGTTGCTGTGGTGGAGCTACCTGCTGTGGCGGAGCTGATCTCGGTGTACCTAGCTGCTGTGGTGGAACTGATCTTGGCGCACATAGCTGCTGCGGCGGTTGAGCTAGATGCTGTGGTGGGACTGCTTTTAGCGGAACCAGTTGATGTGGTGAGGCTAATCTCGGTCGAGCTAGGTGCTGTGGTGGAGCGCATGACACTGAAtgcagttgctgttgtggAGGTTTGGCTGCAGGAAGGTGCTGTGGTGGAGCTGTTCTTGGGAAATGCATCTGTTGCACCGGGGCTTGAAGTAGTGGAGCAGCCTGAGCTGGAGATCTCTGCGCGAGGGCAGCCACTTGTGGTGCAGCAGCGTATGATGCAGCGACTTGGGGTAAAGTTGCCTGTTGAATTGAGAAAGTCTGCGCATTACCTCTATTGTTATTTGCCAGCTTTTCGTTGGGATACGATATCTCTATGGGGGTAGCCGTTGGCGTAGGAGTATTTAAACTGTAAGATTCGGGAGTCGAATTTTCAGATTGCTTAGCGGCAGACGGCGGTGCCAGAGAATACGGTGTGCTCAGCTTAAAAGCTGGCTGACGCTGAAGAGGATTAGCCGTTGGAGTGCTGGGCATTTGAAGATTTAATGGTGGTGGTGCCTCTATTGGTTTTCGTTGCTGTACCGGTAAAAACTCAATTATCTCATCATCCTCAACTTCTACATTATTGCGCTTCTCGTCGATTGCAGGCGGTGTTACCGAACGGCGTCTCTTAAGAGTGGCATCAAGCACCAGCGACTCTGCCACATGTGGACCACCTTGCGATTGATCCTTTAGAGCCTTTTCCAATTCCAGGCACGCGGAGAGCTTTTCGTAGTCGAATCCCGGTTGCTGAGGATCCTTCTTTACCAAGAACTCGTCGAGGATAGAGGCACCGTTTTCGTTGCTTCCAAGAGCGTTTGGCTTTTTCCTCTCTGTCAACTCGTAGTTCAGTTGGGGCGGTGCAGGAACACGTGACATATTTTCCTTGATGGGCGTAACCTTGGCCTGCGGCTCTGGTTTCTCAGGCGATTCCTCGTTCTCTGTGTCATCAAGACAAATGAGTTCCGGCGAACCACTGCCGCTGCGGCTACGAGAATagctgcgactgcgactacGACTACGGCTAAAGCTGCGGCTGTGGCTGCGACTACGACTGGGGCTCCTGCTATCGTAGGTCCTGCGCCGCCTGGCGTTGAAGCGAACCAGGTGCTTCAATTTGCGCTTGGCCACCAAGTCCTTCAGGCCGTCAAAATAGCTGTTGTATTCCATTTTATTGGGACGCAGCCTGAAGTTGGAAAGGTAGGTAATTAGAGTTTCGGTAGGTTATTTAAGGTAAATAAGTCTTACCAGCGAATACTGCGACGCTTGAAGTAGAGATTTGGCAACCTGCCCCGCTGTAACTGCAATTGGCGGATCCGGCGAAGTGTTTCTGAGCGTGTGGAAGGCGGCACCGCCGCGTCATCCGGCTTTGCATCTTTTTCAGTGGCCGACTCCGACGCCGACTCCGGAGCTCCATTTCCGGGTTTCTCGGTCTCGgattccatggattttgtctTCTGGGGTCGCTGCTTGCTTACCGCCGCATCCATCAAGGCGTCGTAGTCCTCCTCCTCGTGGCTATACTCGTCGCTACTCAGCTGCGAATTGGAGGAATCGTAGATCTCCACGTTGGTCATTTCAGCTGCAACTGGACGACGGTCAGGTATGTACATCTTTGGCATTAACCCCCCAAAAACTCACGCGCTCACGTCTGCAAATTTTGCCCAACAAAACAGCGTCTGCCGGCTGAACTTACCGATCCGCCGACGGGCTCGCTCTTTCAGCTGCTGAAAACCACTTAAAACCTTGGTACACGACACCAAAAAAGCTGATTCGGGTTTATCCCAGTTTTTAAGTGATTACTTTCAGGGAAAATCTAATTTCCAAATGCGAGAAAAATAACTTGGTATTAAATTTTGCGAATGATTTCGGACAGGCATTTAGTGTAGACGCAAACCCTTAGGGTAACCAGGTTTTGGAGAGGGTTTAATACTACCGATTAAAACACCTTTTCCATACTAAGAACCAAAGAATATTAATAAAACGAAGTCTACTCTTATTAGTAGTTTCAGTTAATAGGTGAGGAATGTAAATTTTCCTAGCTTGGGATTATTCGCTTTAATAATTAGTAATACTCCAAAACTAGTGTTATAAAGGTATCCCAAATGTTGTTCTTATGTGTATagatttataaaaacatttgcttaaattataaatcattGAGATAAGCAATACAAATTTGTAAGTAGATTATCAAAATGAACTCACAACATCGCAGCCTGACAACACTGGCGACGAAtactaaatattaaaaaaaaaactaaaagcaaatGTACCGATTTTCCGATTGTCCACCGGTGGGAACATCATTGCCTTCAAACGGTCATACCGTTCGGCttacaaaagaaaacaaatcaattcgCACAAAAACATTGCCAAAAAGGTAAATGGCGGGCACGACGGCGCCGAGTGGTACATATATAGTAGTGACCAGTGACTAGCAACCAATTCCCGCCCAGTGACATTTGTAAACAAAGGACACAACCCACAGTgccatgtacatatatgttctctatatatacatatgcgtAACAGGGCATAACCGATAAGAGCGGCGCAGCTGCAGATTGATAGCCCTTCCAATTGGACTTTGTTATTGATCATTTGTGGGTGGCGATGGACTCGCTGATCGACTGATAACCATAAATGTTAACCACGTCACGCCACCCCACGCctctcccacacacacacactcgcacacgtGAGCCAGCTGAgccatatatgtatggatgCACGtacgcacacatgcacatgctCGAGCGCAAAACTCTTTTGTTGTACTTTATGTAAAGTGGACGATCGAAAAAGTAAACTAATTCAATGCAAGGGGTTCGGATGTCAACGTTGGGGTCACCAATTGAGTGCAACAAAAATCCAATCAAGTTGTCTCAGCAAATTTTCGGTTTATTCAGCCCATGTGGGTGTACATAAGAAATGGCACGAATAAGCTATTGAAAATTACTCCCTACCTCTATGAAATTTAAATCCCACTATCATCTGTGTTTCGCAACAGAATTgattcatttttattaaaaaaaactatggTGTTTTATGGGGCatgtaaatatacatatgtatctttCTATAAATCGTGATTTCTTACTATCATTGCTCTTTAAGACCtttgtttttagctttttttatatatttaattgaaactcACTTTTGTTTCATCCACATGTTCGAAGTTTTTAATTCATGAGTAGGACACGAAAATCATTTGAACGAACATTTTACAATAATGTCttccatttaaatgttatttattaaacataaaaacttagCGACacttttatacaaatttaaatttaaattttttgtacgTACATGtgcattcatatttttttattagtttctcattataatttaaattaccTTTTCCAATATCTGAAAATATCTGAAACCaagtattattaaataatcaaatatcAAAATCGATGTTTTACCTCGATGAAAGgatttaattggtttaaagatGTAAAGTTGTGGGCTTACCTTAACATTAAAAAAcctttacaaaaaaaaacacccacATGTACTAAAAACGACACTTAAATGTCATCAATTTATTGCTAAAACTGTTTGCACATTTTGGTCCCCATAAACCACTCATTCTAAAGATTATTGACTTTTTCGAGCTTCCACTGTGAAGTGCGAGTATCTGCCCTATAATGACTATCCGCCGGACAGCCGGACTTTGTCCACAGCGGCTAGTTGTAGCTATTTCCGACGGAGAAGGCATCGATTGGCCAAGGCTGATTAGATTCCTCCACCGGCAGCGGCCTTAGCTAAATCTATGAAAGCTATAGTCTATAGGCTATAGCCTATGGTCCCCGTCTATATCTGGCGAATATCTCTACCGTTCGCTGGTTGCCCCAGTCCATTGCCAGCCGGTGGTTCAGGTGGTTGCCTTCCCGGATTTCACGCTTTCTTTTAACTTGACCGCGTGCTTTTGATTGCAGAAAACGCAACTCGAGTGAGTGCGGGAACTTTGTGTAGTGGTCATAAACGAGGTGTTCCACCCGCGGGGCCATAAAGTGCGGGTTTACGAGCACTACCGGGGGAACAACCTACAATTAAAGTAGTGATTACGTAAGGACTGCCGTTTAATTGGGTAAACATCGCTACTTGCAGATCAAAATGGGTTCCCTGGAGAAGCTGAAACAATTGAGACTGATACACCTGTGCATCGCGCTCACCTTCTTCACCAGCGGGCTGTGCATCAACTTTATCCAGCTGCTGATGCACGTCTTTATTAAGCCCATAGACAAGCGACTCTTCCGCAAGCTGATGTACTATGCCTGCTATTCGCTGTACTCCCGTGAGTATATCCTAACCAGTTCCAGTAAGGAGTTCAAAACGTAACACCTCCAATCCATTAGAACTGATCTTCGTGTCCGATTGGTACGCCGGCAGCAAGATGACTGTCTACATGGACAAGGAGGACTTCGAAAAGCATGCCGGCAAGGAGCATGTCCTCCTGATTATGAACCACAAGTACGAGATCGATTGGCTCAACGGCTGGATGATCTGCGAAAAGTTAGGCGTCCTGGGCAACTGCAAGGCCTATGCCAAGAAGGCAATCCGCTACGTGCCTATCATCGGCTGGGGCTGGTGGCTGGCCGAGTTCGTCTTCCTCAACCGCAACTTCGACCAGGACAAGACCATTATCACCGAACAGCTCAAGGTGGTTTTCTCCTACCCCGATCCCACCTGGCTGTTGCTCAACGCCGAAGGCACTCGCTTTACTCCCGCCAAGCACGAGGCCTCTGTGAAATTCGCCCAGGAGAGAGGCATGACGGTGCTGAAGCACCACTTGATTCCACGCACCAAGGGATTCACTGCCAGTTTGGCACCCATCCGGGGTCTGTGTCCGGTCATCTACGACATTAACCTAGCGTACAGGCCCACAGATAAGGTAAGAAAGTACTTTAAGTTATATAATACTGTATTTTATTGTTCCATGCAATTAATGCAGAATTCTGCAAGGCAAAGCTTCTCATGTATTTTTGATAAGGCCTATCAGCCAGTTCGATAATACGTGTCTGATTACTTTGCCCTAATCTTATTTCGTTTTTTGATTATCTTGCTCATAAAAGAAGTGTCGAATTTACTTCACTACTTCACTCATGATTTCTTGAGATGGATGCTCTTAAAGATATCGATCGATTAAAATAGGCAAACATTTCAAGGTTAATCAAGTCGTCATAATTATACcatctttttttattatgtttaatatTCGTTACCCCTGACGTCATCAGTATTATTGGCACTTTTCCAACATAGCAACTATAACATTTAATCGGAGTAACTTGTTCTAATGATAAGTGCACGGAATTCAGAAAGATGCATTTTATTgtgcttttaaattaaatttgcgaAAGCGGTTAAGGGGCTAGAAAGGTTTCATAACGTGTGATTGTGttgttaaatgaaaaattggcACTTTTAGCTTTTAAAACTCTATAGACCAGAGTAATTAATTTGCTATTGTACTTTTAGAACCCCGCCACAATGCTGAGCCTTCTGCATGGAAAGAGCGTGGAACCCCACCTGCTGATGCGGCGTATTCCACTTGAACAGGTTCCTGAGGACGAGAAGGAGGCCGCCGCCTGGCTGCAGAACCTGTTCGTGGAGAAGGACAAGATCATCGATAGCTTCCTGGAGACGGGCAGTTTCTTCAAGACTTCCGGTGTGAAGGAGGTCCCAGCATATGTGAATCAACGCCGGCTGTGTTC from Drosophila yakuba strain Tai18E2 chromosome 3L, Prin_Dyak_Tai18E2_2.1, whole genome shotgun sequence carries:
- the LOC6535040 gene encoding 1-acyl-sn-glycerol-3-phosphate acyltransferase gamma, translating into MGSLEKLKQLRLIHLCIALTFFTSGLCINFIQLLMHVFIKPIDKRLFRKLMYYACYSLYSQLIFVSDWYAGSKMTVYMDKEDFEKHAGKEHVLLIMNHKYEIDWLNGWMICEKLGVLGNCKAYAKKAIRYVPIIGWGWWLAEFVFLNRNFDQDKTIITEQLKVVFSYPDPTWLLLNAEGTRFTPAKHEASVKFAQERGMTVLKHHLIPRTKGFTASLAPIRGLCPVIYDINLAYRPTDKNPATMLSLLHGKSVEPHLLMRRIPLEQVPEDEKEAAAWLQNLFVEKDKIIDSFLETGSFFKTSGVKEVPAYVNQRRLCSLVNFVCWAVFSLSCIFYYVITSLLAANWTAFITALSVLGLFYWLMGQAINKTQISKASNYGSSKSPSAK
- the LOC6539482 gene encoding bromodomain-containing protein 4 isoform X2; this translates as MDAAVSKQRPQKTKSMESETEKPGNGAPESASESATEKDAKPDDAAVPPSTRSETLRRIRQLQLQRGRLPNLYFKRRSIRWLRPNKMEYNSYFDGLKDLVAKRKLKHLVRFNARRRRTYDSRSPSRSRSHSRSFSRSRSRSRSYSRSRSGSGSPELICLDDTENEESPEKPEPQAKVTPIKENMSRVPAPPQLNYELTERKKPNALGSNENGASILDEFLVKKDPQQPGFDYEKLSACLELEKALKDQSQGGPHVAESLVLDATLKRRRSVTPPAIDEKRNNVEVEDDEIIEFLPVQQRKPIEAPPPLNLQMPSTPTANPLQRQPAFKLSTPYSLAPPSAAKQSENSTPESYSLNTPTPTATPIEISYPNEKLANNNRGNAQTFSIQQATLPQVAASYAAAPQVAALAQRSPAQAAPLLQAPVQQMHFPRTAPPQHLPAAKPPQQQLHSVSCAPPQHLARPRLASPHQLVPLKAVPPQHLAQPPQQLCAPRSVPPQQLGTPRSAPPQQVAPPQQPVSSRQTSVQPLTPQREAAPHQIAPPQQVHQTLSQPYTAPIVAPNFAVPQQPQPRRSDTVSTQTQGLQTPASASSTTRQKSSIDLNNSDANFHYRIKELFEEFNTIMIDKIDSVCPENDSLRKERERIDADLVTLDKLIAQKEEEYNRLLHLRCVKKELHDRLQRKERMTLIRDLLPVLLNKSCSADELREMQAMLEEEQDAPMASKQGLSAVEKCLNFAEYNQNNIRLLRGIMGLKERAPPVNPRYFEEDQMLFRRDSMPASHQSMRDQRYDSRDVVNDHQPERNPNRAPLAKRPKLMHPQDRNQEMLSSSANLSATLSESLNKIKALKKSSRFSNLSLDNNLDNESLIEPLFNSSPMVSHRQLANRQHYQELHSANSIDQEKAEKKHRSHKNKPHKSTHRSHRDSSTSATTNGKTGRHCHECKLYEATYMCSNCQNQWYCSRECQLRGWDSHYRTCGI
- the LOC6539482 gene encoding bromodomain-containing protein 4 isoform X1, which translates into the protein MTNVEIYDSSNSQLSSDEYSHEEEDYDALMDAAVSKQRPQKTKSMESETEKPGNGAPESASESATEKDAKPDDAAVPPSTRSETLRRIRQLQLQRGRLPNLYFKRRSIRWLRPNKMEYNSYFDGLKDLVAKRKLKHLVRFNARRRRTYDSRSPSRSRSHSRSFSRSRSRSRSYSRSRSGSGSPELICLDDTENEESPEKPEPQAKVTPIKENMSRVPAPPQLNYELTERKKPNALGSNENGASILDEFLVKKDPQQPGFDYEKLSACLELEKALKDQSQGGPHVAESLVLDATLKRRRSVTPPAIDEKRNNVEVEDDEIIEFLPVQQRKPIEAPPPLNLQMPSTPTANPLQRQPAFKLSTPYSLAPPSAAKQSENSTPESYSLNTPTPTATPIEISYPNEKLANNNRGNAQTFSIQQATLPQVAASYAAAPQVAALAQRSPAQAAPLLQAPVQQMHFPRTAPPQHLPAAKPPQQQLHSVSCAPPQHLARPRLASPHQLVPLKAVPPQHLAQPPQQLCAPRSVPPQQLGTPRSAPPQQVAPPQQPVSSRQTSVQPLTPQREAAPHQIAPPQQVHQTLSQPYTAPIVAPNFAVPQQPQPRRSDTVSTQTQGLQTPASASSTTRQKSSIDLNNSDANFHYRIKELFEEFNTIMIDKIDSVCPENDSLRKERERIDADLVTLDKLIAQKEEEYNRLLHLRCVKKELHDRLQRKERMTLIRDLLPVLLNKSCSADELREMQAMLEEEQDAPMASKQGLSAVEKCLNFAEYNQNNIRLLRGIMGLKERAPPVNPRYFEEDQMLFRRDSMPASHQSMRDQRYDSRDVVNDHQPERNPNRAPLAKRPKLMHPQDRNQEMLSSSANLSATLSESLNKIKALKKSSRFSNLSLDNNLDNESLIEPLFNSSPMVSHRQLANRQHYQELHSANSIDQEKAEKKHRSHKNKPHKSTHRSHRDSSTSATTNGKTGRHCHECKLYEATYMCSNCQNQWYCSRECQLRGWDSHYRTCGI